From Candidatus Zixiibacteriota bacterium, a single genomic window includes:
- the atpC gene encoding ATP synthase F1 subunit epsilon — MFRLSIVTPEKTFFEADIKSLVVPGTEGYLGVLSNHAPLITALKPGRIEFRDADDRVKITAVSGGFLEVSNNVATLLADAAEFGDDIDIERAQAAYDRERNRLVSAGAGETDIDLPSVRAAVERAANRIKVYKETHR; from the coding sequence ATGTTTCGATTGTCGATAGTCACACCCGAAAAGACGTTTTTCGAGGCGGATATAAAGTCGTTGGTTGTGCCCGGCACCGAGGGATACCTCGGTGTGCTGTCCAATCACGCGCCGTTGATCACGGCTCTCAAGCCGGGTCGGATCGAGTTTCGCGATGCCGACGACCGGGTGAAAATCACCGCAGTCTCAGGCGGCTTTCTGGAAGTCTCCAACAATGTTGCCACGCTATTGGCCGATGCTGCCGAGTTCGGCGACGATATAGACATCGAACGGGCGCAGGCTGCCTACGATCGTGAGAGGAACCGTCTCGTCTCGGCCGGTGCCGGTGAAACTGATATCGATTTGCCTTCGGTGCGGGCTGCTGTCGAACGCGCCGCCAACCGTATCAAAGTCTACAAAGAAACGCACAGGTAA
- the atpB gene encoding F0F1 ATP synthase subunit A, producing the protein MLLYYAHTVGLALVKFTPMLVAVVGGEHDTTSGDTAAAHDEHGGGYHLPSLVYYLEHYLHTGWLEAWVNVLFAFSIALLYVIIAQVVYKRRELIPGPLQNGVEMVVEGLYNFIYSILGKEAKRYTPFLGTLFVYVLAMNWYGMVPLGHSPSTGIEITGSLAILVFLYAQWTGISRLGFVGYVDHLAGQPRDGIGWGMVILMFPLHIIGEIAKPVSLALRLFGNITGEDTLIAVFVGIGIAITPFIGDLVGLPIQTPFYFLGLLLSSVQALVFTLLSTIYILLMLPHEEHAH; encoded by the coding sequence ATGTTGCTCTATTATGCTCACACCGTCGGCCTGGCCTTGGTCAAGTTTACTCCCATGCTGGTGGCCGTTGTCGGCGGTGAGCACGACACTACGTCTGGCGACACCGCAGCCGCCCATGATGAACACGGCGGCGGTTACCACCTGCCCTCTTTGGTCTACTATCTCGAACACTATCTGCACACCGGCTGGCTTGAAGCCTGGGTCAACGTTCTGTTTGCGTTCAGCATCGCCTTACTTTATGTGATCATAGCTCAGGTGGTGTACAAACGGCGAGAACTGATACCCGGACCGTTGCAGAACGGTGTTGAGATGGTGGTCGAGGGGCTGTACAATTTCATCTATTCGATACTCGGCAAGGAGGCCAAGCGTTACACGCCGTTTTTGGGAACTCTGTTTGTGTACGTTTTGGCCATGAACTGGTATGGTATGGTTCCCCTGGGACATTCGCCGTCGACAGGTATAGAGATTACCGGCTCGTTGGCGATTTTGGTTTTCCTGTACGCGCAATGGACAGGAATCTCAAGACTCGGTTTTGTGGGCTATGTCGATCATCTGGCCGGACAACCGCGCGACGGTATCGGCTGGGGGATGGTCATTCTAATGTTCCCTTTGCACATTATCGGAGAAATCGCCAAGCCGGTCAGTCTGGCTCTGAGGCTTTTTGGAAATATCACCGGCGAAGATACCTTGATTGCTGTCTTTGTCGGGATAGGTATCGCGATAACACCGTTTATCGGTGACCTGGTCGGCCTGCCCATCCAGACCCCGTTTTACTTCCTGGGGTTGCTTTTGTCATCGGTGCAGGCGCTGGTGTTCACCCTTTTATCGACGATTTATATACTGCTCATGCTGCCCCACGAGGAGCATGCGCATTGA
- a CDS encoding TolC family protein translates to MFDSRIAKLLTLVWTMTLIFGVAQAQQKRRINLGFFEGGRCLAHDILRDEFSHQLEQMAPADIQVVPVPQGYMSAGWKRDSCRILAHDLVRLESVDILVAMGPWVVEDLLTAGYSKPILALHRVDPYAEGLLDARGRPIVENLTVQLRPTQIARDIDALTGLIQVQRLGVLYFPSGDERETIMSQLTALGHKYRFEVLSAEGVDAGGAFAFFKSYLELSRKVDAVYIFPMWAMDGVKIREFFNMTKRDKVPTFVWEGAYLVQRGALASNSGYSVIPEARFAATKLLQIIDGATPADLPVTFDVPSGLTINESTADLTGVDIPATLRREAQLVRAEPTEESRYFTIVEALQRALDASPSHLAQQDALAAATEAAKQSRGAWLPHLYAQFSATHADGDRTNTTDDYVSTVSLYQTLFSLETIRKSKAANIRRDISQIDLKQSQLDLELAVTLAFLNHRRSMESAALYTEDRNRVSRFLELAYTRRETEDGPDRDVTRWDQERYEAAIRASQSENDVSAATVLLNSLLNFPGHSELTLDSGSFSRVNMVRDYRRLFPRFASKAVRSAVADALVDEALLTSPVLAGHRVRIDLQEKLLAANRARFLPSVGVKASYNYVDRDFEPPFATPYYFDGWYARAEVKLPLFLGADRFREAGKRKALLSRQEYLRDDASLEVMRDVLTRFDELMTLAADMPGYARAGDLSLSQLEAVISEYESGRLSLIDVLDAEHNSLRTNLAAIEARYRFYRAMVMLSHVMGWSAYDKNQSPDDRFFQGIARHATP, encoded by the coding sequence ATGTTTGATTCGAGAATAGCAAAACTGCTTACCCTGGTCTGGACGATGACGCTGATATTCGGCGTCGCCCAGGCACAACAGAAAAGACGGATTAATCTGGGTTTCTTCGAGGGTGGTCGCTGCCTTGCCCATGACATACTGCGCGATGAATTCTCCCATCAACTGGAGCAGATGGCGCCCGCCGACATCCAGGTTGTACCGGTTCCGCAGGGCTACATGTCGGCTGGCTGGAAACGCGACAGTTGCCGAATCCTGGCCCATGACTTGGTCCGGCTGGAATCGGTCGACATATTGGTAGCTATGGGCCCCTGGGTGGTGGAAGACTTGCTGACGGCCGGTTACTCCAAACCGATACTGGCCCTGCACCGCGTTGATCCCTATGCCGAGGGACTGCTGGACGCAAGGGGCCGACCGATCGTCGAGAACCTAACCGTGCAGCTGCGACCAACACAGATTGCCCGCGACATCGATGCTCTGACCGGATTGATCCAGGTGCAGCGGCTGGGTGTGCTCTATTTCCCATCCGGAGATGAACGGGAAACGATAATGTCGCAGTTGACCGCCCTCGGACATAAGTACCGTTTTGAAGTTCTCTCGGCTGAAGGTGTCGACGCCGGCGGGGCTTTCGCCTTTTTCAAATCATACTTGGAGTTATCCAGGAAAGTCGATGCCGTCTATATTTTCCCAATGTGGGCCATGGACGGCGTCAAGATTCGCGAATTCTTCAATATGACCAAGCGGGACAAGGTGCCCACCTTCGTGTGGGAAGGAGCTTACCTGGTTCAACGCGGCGCCTTGGCATCCAACAGCGGCTACTCGGTCATCCCGGAAGCACGCTTTGCCGCGACCAAACTACTGCAAATTATCGATGGCGCCACCCCGGCCGATCTGCCGGTGACATTCGACGTCCCATCCGGACTCACGATAAACGAATCCACCGCCGACCTAACCGGTGTCGACATTCCTGCCACGCTGAGGCGGGAGGCGCAACTGGTCAGGGCGGAGCCAACCGAAGAGAGCCGATACTTCACGATCGTAGAAGCGTTGCAGCGCGCACTGGACGCAAGCCCTTCGCACCTGGCCCAACAGGATGCGCTGGCAGCGGCGACCGAAGCGGCAAAACAAAGCCGGGGGGCGTGGCTGCCACATCTGTATGCGCAATTCTCGGCTACCCATGCCGATGGCGATAGAACCAATACAACTGACGATTACGTGTCGACGGTGAGTCTGTATCAGACACTTTTTTCGTTGGAGACTATCCGCAAGTCCAAGGCTGCGAATATTCGCCGGGACATCTCGCAGATCGATCTCAAACAGTCACAGCTCGATTTGGAACTGGCTGTAACTCTGGCCTTCCTCAACCATCGCCGGTCAATGGAATCGGCCGCCTTGTATACCGAAGATCGCAATCGGGTCAGCCGGTTTTTGGAACTGGCCTATACACGACGCGAAACCGAAGATGGACCGGATCGCGATGTCACCCGCTGGGATCAAGAACGCTACGAAGCGGCCATCAGGGCATCACAAAGTGAAAACGATGTGTCGGCCGCCACTGTGCTTTTGAACTCTTTGTTGAATTTCCCCGGACACAGTGAGCTAACTCTGGACTCAGGTTCTTTTTCCAGAGTGAATATGGTCCGGGATTATAGGCGGTTGTTTCCTCGTTTTGCATCCAAGGCGGTTCGATCGGCAGTGGCCGACGCGCTGGTAGATGAAGCCTTGCTCACCAGTCCGGTCCTGGCCGGTCACAGAGTACGGATAGACCTGCAGGAGAAACTGCTCGCGGCCAATCGCGCCCGATTCCTCCCCAGTGTAGGCGTAAAAGCGTCATACAATTACGTGGACCGTGACTTTGAGCCGCCATTCGCCACGCCGTACTACTTCGATGGCTGGTATGCCCGCGCCGAAGTGAAACTGCCGCTCTTTCTCGGCGCCGACAGATTTCGTGAAGCCGGTAAACGAAAAGCGTTGCTCAGCCGACAGGAATACCTTCGCGATGATGCCAGCCTGGAAGTCATGCGCGACGTCCTCACCCGATTTGATGAACTCATGACATTGGCGGCCGACATGCCGGGCTATGCGCGCGCCGGGGATCTATCGCTTAGCCAACTGGAAGCGGTTATCTCAGAGTACGAATCGGGACGGCTGTCGTTAATCGATGTTTTGGATGCCGAACACAACAGCCTGAGAACCAACCTGGCGGCCATTGAAGCTCGCTATAGATTCTACCGAGCGATGGTTATGTTGTCTCACGTCATGGGCTGGTCGGCCTACGATAAAAATCAGTCGCCGGACGACAGGTTCTTCCAGGGTATCGCCCGCCACGCCACACCCTAA
- the atpG gene encoding ATP synthase F1 subunit gamma: protein MATLREVKKSIRTVVSTQRITNAMEMVAAAKLRRAQQRIEEARPYAAKMDEMLSHLAGASTGEIVHPYFEQREIKKRTLVVVTSDRGFCGSFNSNIIRQASGWIEKHQAEDLDLITIGKKGNDFFKRRSTPIQRFWGDWGGSLDYNRAREVVAFLTDRFVEGETDHISLLYTQFVSMAKYKVTWQDYLPIPPPELPDDDDDHSAGSGEYIFEPDAEQIYAALMPGYATTKMVTALADSFASEHGSRMIAMNAATTNAGEMIQALTLEYNKARQAQITKELLEVVSGAEALKG from the coding sequence ATGGCTACGCTTCGTGAAGTAAAAAAATCTATTCGCACCGTCGTATCGACGCAACGGATCACCAACGCCATGGAGATGGTGGCGGCGGCCAAGCTACGGCGTGCCCAACAGCGCATCGAAGAGGCGCGTCCGTATGCGGCCAAGATGGACGAGATGCTGAGCCATCTGGCCGGTGCCTCCACCGGCGAAATTGTGCACCCCTATTTCGAACAACGAGAGATCAAGAAACGCACCCTGGTGGTAGTTACGTCCGATCGTGGTTTCTGCGGATCATTCAACTCCAATATCATCAGGCAGGCTAGCGGTTGGATCGAAAAACACCAAGCCGAGGATCTGGATCTGATCACCATCGGCAAAAAGGGGAACGACTTTTTCAAACGTCGCTCCACTCCCATCCAACGCTTTTGGGGTGACTGGGGTGGCAGTCTTGACTACAACCGGGCGCGCGAGGTGGTAGCCTTTCTGACCGACCGCTTCGTTGAAGGCGAGACCGACCATATCAGCCTGTTGTATACACAGTTTGTATCCATGGCCAAGTATAAAGTGACGTGGCAGGACTACCTGCCGATCCCGCCGCCGGAATTACCCGATGATGATGACGACCACTCAGCCGGCAGCGGTGAATACATTTTTGAGCCGGACGCCGAGCAGATTTATGCTGCTTTGATGCCCGGTTATGCCACAACCAAAATGGTAACGGCGCTGGCTGATTCGTTCGCCAGTGAGCACGGCAGTCGGATGATTGCCATGAACGCCGCCACCACCAACGCCGGTGAAATGATCCAGGCGTTGACCCTCGAATACAACAAAGCCCGTCAGGCGCAGATCACCAAGGAGTTGCTTGAGGTTGTCTCCGGTGCCGAAGCGCTGAAGGGTTAG
- the atpH gene encoding ATP synthase F1 subunit delta, which yields MLAQEVAKKYAGGLFLSVTEKNLIEQSHDQLRELGEFLRDDSTLLDFLVAPHVLDEHKLALVRDVFTDRLDRLLVEFLVVLVNKHRIQHLHDIIGEFIRLVKAARGIALVTVMTAVAINDTERQKLIEKLAARTGMTIELELKIDPGIIAGMVIILHNEIIDGSVRRGLDVLEGQLAKVRVH from the coding sequence GTGTTAGCCCAGGAAGTTGCCAAAAAGTATGCCGGTGGTCTGTTCCTCTCAGTGACCGAGAAGAACCTGATCGAGCAATCCCACGATCAGCTCAGGGAGCTGGGAGAGTTCCTGAGAGATGATTCTACATTGCTCGATTTTCTGGTAGCGCCGCATGTCCTGGATGAACACAAATTGGCTTTGGTGCGCGATGTCTTTACCGATCGGTTGGACCGGCTCCTGGTGGAGTTTCTGGTCGTGCTGGTCAACAAGCATCGCATCCAACACTTGCACGACATTATCGGTGAGTTTATCCGGCTGGTGAAAGCCGCACGGGGTATTGCTCTGGTGACGGTGATGACGGCTGTGGCTATCAATGACACAGAACGTCAGAAACTCATAGAGAAACTCGCCGCGCGCACCGGCATGACTATTGAGTTAGAATTGAAAATCGATCCGGGTATTATCGCCGGCATGGTGATAATCCTGCACAATGAAATCATCGACGGTTCGGTCCGACGCGGGCTGGATGTTCTCGAAGGACAATTGGCCAAAGTGCGCGTGCATTGA
- the atpF gene encoding F0F1 ATP synthase subunit B produces the protein MDIQIIPELPQLLTHAAGFLITFWVLKKYAWGPLLKLMEDRRNKIEQEFKDIELEQEKVAQLAAEYETKLKEIDSISRDALVEAVDEGKKMAKEIEAEARVEALAMSEKAQVDLERDVAKAKVQLKNDMVNMTITAAEKIINVKLDDAKHRELIGGFLDNVEKV, from the coding sequence ATGGACATTCAGATAATCCCGGAACTGCCGCAGCTACTTACTCATGCGGCCGGTTTTCTGATCACCTTCTGGGTGCTCAAAAAGTATGCGTGGGGTCCTCTGTTGAAACTGATGGAGGACAGGCGCAACAAAATTGAGCAGGAGTTCAAAGATATTGAACTGGAACAAGAGAAGGTGGCACAACTGGCGGCTGAGTATGAAACCAAGCTGAAAGAAATCGACTCAATTAGTCGGGACGCGCTGGTCGAGGCGGTTGACGAGGGTAAGAAGATGGCCAAGGAGATCGAGGCTGAGGCGCGCGTGGAAGCTCTGGCAATGAGCGAAAAGGCCCAGGTCGACCTCGAACGCGATGTGGCTAAAGCCAAAGTGCAACTCAAAAATGATATGGTCAATATGACCATCACGGCGGCCGAGAAAATCATCAATGTTAAACTCGATGACGCCAAGCATCGTGAGTTGATCGGCGGTTTCCTTGATAATGTGGAGAAAGTGTAA
- a CDS encoding ATP synthase F0 subunit C: MEFYGSMLALAAPLGLGLAAAGSALGIGRAVGSAMEAMGRQPEAAGKIQIAMIIGAAFIEALTIYVFIAFFTAMGKLG, translated from the coding sequence ATGGAATTCTATGGTTCAATGTTGGCTCTCGCGGCGCCTCTCGGTCTTGGTTTGGCCGCAGCCGGTTCGGCCCTTGGTATCGGTCGGGCTGTCGGCTCGGCGATGGAAGCTATGGGTCGCCAGCCGGAAGCTGCCGGCAAGATTCAGATTGCGATGATTATCGGCGCTGCCTTTATCGAAGCGCTGACGATTTATGTCTTCATCGCTTTCTTCACAGCCATGGGAAAGCTCGGTTAA
- a CDS encoding PorT family protein, whose translation MNLLARLMVLSLVAALVLTVPAVAQVGFGVKGGLNVSNLTGADSEGFDSRVGLVAGGFVKLNIAPNLAIQPEALFAQKGSKGDLGGVTAKFNLNYFEIPVLLKYTFPTTGEMQPFLFVGPAVAFAQKAEFTVEAGGQSASLDIANEKSNDVGLVIGGGIDLATGGVALVIDARVTLGLSKAFEDVPPFDFVDVFLDELDFPMAWESGQALDVKNGAFALMIGVAF comes from the coding sequence ATGAACCTGTTGGCAAGACTGATGGTATTGTCGCTGGTGGCGGCACTGGTGCTGACCGTTCCGGCGGTAGCACAAGTCGGGTTCGGTGTCAAGGGCGGATTGAACGTATCTAATCTGACCGGCGCCGACTCTGAAGGGTTTGATTCGAGAGTCGGTCTGGTTGCCGGCGGATTTGTGAAGCTCAACATTGCGCCCAATCTGGCCATACAGCCCGAAGCGCTCTTTGCTCAAAAAGGGAGCAAGGGAGACTTAGGTGGTGTGACGGCCAAGTTTAACCTGAACTATTTTGAAATCCCCGTGCTTTTGAAGTACACTTTTCCGACGACCGGAGAAATGCAACCATTCCTGTTTGTCGGTCCGGCGGTAGCTTTTGCTCAGAAAGCCGAATTTACAGTTGAGGCCGGTGGTCAATCGGCCAGCCTGGATATCGCCAATGAAAAGTCAAATGATGTAGGCTTGGTTATCGGCGGCGGCATAGATTTGGCCACCGGGGGTGTTGCTTTGGTGATCGACGCCCGGGTTACTCTCGGATTGTCAAAGGCCTTTGAGGATGTTCCACCTTTCGATTTTGTGGATGTGTTCCTTGATGAGCTCGACTTCCCGATGGCCTGGGAATCCGGGCAAGCGCTGGATGTCAAGAACGGCGCCTTTGCGCTCATGATAGGGGTTGCATTTTGA
- the atpD gene encoding F0F1 ATP synthase subunit beta — translation MAENIGKIVQVIGATVDCEFRSDALPDILNAIVIKDDSKKIDLTVEVALHIGDNIVRCVSLASTDGLVRGMPATDTGGPITVPVGETCLGRVFDLLGRPIDGKEAIATEAKRSPIHRLAPPFEEQATHAEMFETGIKVIDLLEPYLKGGKVGLFGGAGVGKTVVIQELIHNIAKEHGGYSVFCGVGERTREGNDLYLEMTESGVLERTAMVFGQMNEPPGARLRVALSGLTMAEHFRDEDHQDVLIFIDNIFRFVQAGSEVSALLGRMPSAVGYQPTLGTEMGGLQERITSTRAGSITSVQAIYVPADDLTDPAPATTFSHLDATTVLSRQIAELGIYPAVDPLDSTSRILDPAIVGEDHYRVAREVQVILQRYKDLQDIIAILGMDELSEDDKQIVTRARKIQRFLSQPFFVAEVFTGKPGVYVKVEDTVKGFDMIIKGELDHIGEQDFYMAGGIDEVIQRHEKSKA, via the coding sequence ATGGCGGAAAATATCGGGAAAATAGTTCAGGTTATCGGCGCCACGGTAGACTGCGAGTTTCGCAGCGACGCCCTGCCGGATATTCTGAACGCGATTGTCATCAAAGATGACTCAAAGAAGATCGACCTCACTGTCGAGGTAGCTTTGCACATCGGCGACAACATCGTCAGGTGTGTGTCGCTGGCCTCCACTGATGGTCTCGTGCGCGGCATGCCGGCCACCGATACCGGTGGTCCTATCACCGTACCGGTGGGTGAAACCTGCCTGGGGCGGGTGTTCGATCTGCTGGGTCGCCCCATCGACGGCAAAGAAGCGATCGCGACCGAGGCCAAGCGAAGCCCGATCCATCGTCTGGCCCCACCATTTGAAGAACAGGCCACCCATGCTGAAATGTTTGAGACCGGTATCAAAGTGATTGATCTGCTTGAGCCTTACCTCAAAGGCGGCAAGGTGGGTCTCTTCGGTGGCGCCGGAGTCGGCAAGACGGTGGTCATACAAGAGTTGATTCACAACATTGCCAAGGAACACGGCGGCTATTCTGTCTTCTGTGGTGTCGGCGAACGGACCCGTGAGGGCAACGACCTCTATCTTGAAATGACCGAGTCCGGCGTACTGGAACGCACCGCTATGGTTTTCGGCCAGATGAACGAACCGCCCGGTGCGCGTCTCAGGGTCGCTCTGTCCGGACTGACCATGGCAGAACATTTCCGCGACGAAGACCATCAGGACGTGCTGATTTTTATCGATAACATCTTCCGCTTCGTTCAGGCAGGTTCGGAAGTGTCGGCCTTGTTGGGACGCATGCCTTCGGCGGTGGGATACCAGCCGACCCTGGGTACGGAGATGGGTGGTTTGCAGGAACGAATCACTTCGACTCGCGCCGGTTCGATTACTTCGGTGCAGGCGATTTACGTGCCGGCCGATGATCTCACCGATCCGGCTCCGGCAACAACTTTCTCGCACCTCGATGCTACCACCGTGCTGTCGCGTCAGATCGCCGAGTTGGGTATCTACCCGGCGGTCGATCCGCTGGATTCCACTTCGCGCATTCTCGATCCGGCAATTGTCGGCGAGGATCATTACCGGGTGGCCCGCGAAGTTCAGGTGATCCTGCAGCGTTATAAAGACCTTCAGGATATTATTGCCATTCTCGGCATGGACGAACTATCTGAAGACGACAAGCAGATCGTTACGCGCGCCCGTAAAATCCAGCGCTTCTTGTCGCAGCCGTTCTTCGTGGCCGAAGTATTCACCGGCAAGCCGGGAGTCTATGTCAAAGTGGAAGACACAGTCAAAGGGTTCGACATGATTATCAAAGGCGAACTCGATCATATTGGTGAACAGGACTTCTACATGGCCGGTGGTATCGATGAAGTGATCCAACGTCACGAGAAGAGCAAGGCGTAA
- a CDS encoding AtpZ/AtpI family protein, whose amino-acid sequence MRVNSMTLLDSRPDKKPSNFLRQTGLLGTIPAIMLVAPLIGFFGGRWADEKLGTEPYLMILGILLGVGSAGVETYNLIKKASALENEDDADK is encoded by the coding sequence ATGAGGGTAAACAGTATGACCCTCCTGGATTCTCGGCCGGATAAGAAGCCGAGCAACTTTTTGAGGCAGACCGGATTGCTGGGAACTATTCCGGCGATCATGTTGGTAGCGCCGTTGATAGGTTTCTTCGGAGGCCGCTGGGCTGACGAGAAGCTGGGAACTGAGCCGTACCTGATGATACTTGGGATCTTGCTCGGTGTCGGATCGGCCGGCGTTGAAACCTACAACCTGATCAAGAAAGCTTCTGCCCTCGAGAATGAGGATGATGCAGACAAGTAA
- the atpA gene encoding F0F1 ATP synthase subunit alpha: MGLNPEEVSSVIKKELEKYETKLEMESVGTVLQVGDGIARIWGLEDVQMSELIEFPGDIIGLVLNLEADNVGAAIFGSDTHIHEGDTVRRTGKVASVPVGEALLGRVVNPLGEPLDGKGPIVTDKFRVIEGRAPGVIERQPVKEPLQTGLKAIDSMIPIGRGQRELIIGDRQTGKTALAIDTIINQKNTDVYCIYVAVGQKSSTVAQVVQTLEKYGAMEYTTVVMASATDPAPLQYIAPYAGCAMGEEFMYNGKHSLCIYDDLSKQAQAYRQLSLLLRRPPGREAYPGDIFYCHSRLLERASKLSDELGGGSLTALPIIETQAGDVSAYIPTNVISITDGQIFLEGELFFAGIRPAINVGISVSRVGGNAQTKMMKQVAGSLKLDLAQYRELAAFTQFGSDLDEATLKQLNRGEKMVELLKQGQYEPIPVSRQVMLIWAGTNGYLDNIETAALLRFGDEFLAFCEKKYPDIEHTLDKEMKISDAMSDKLKAAVEEFKPQFKA, from the coding sequence ATGGGTCTCAACCCTGAAGAAGTATCATCGGTTATAAAAAAAGAGCTTGAGAAGTACGAAACCAAGTTGGAGATGGAGTCGGTCGGCACCGTGCTTCAAGTTGGCGACGGTATCGCCCGAATCTGGGGTCTTGAGGATGTGCAGATGTCCGAATTGATCGAGTTCCCCGGCGACATTATTGGTTTGGTGCTCAACCTCGAAGCGGACAATGTCGGCGCGGCCATTTTTGGTTCCGACACACATATTCACGAGGGCGACACGGTCAGGCGCACCGGCAAGGTGGCCAGTGTGCCGGTGGGTGAAGCGCTTTTGGGTCGGGTGGTCAATCCGCTCGGTGAGCCGCTGGACGGCAAGGGTCCGATTGTGACCGACAAGTTCCGCGTGATCGAAGGACGCGCCCCCGGCGTTATCGAACGTCAACCGGTGAAAGAACCGCTGCAGACCGGACTGAAGGCGATCGATTCGATGATCCCGATCGGCCGCGGTCAGCGTGAGTTGATAATCGGCGACCGTCAGACCGGCAAAACGGCTCTGGCTATCGACACTATTATCAACCAGAAGAACACCGATGTGTATTGCATCTATGTGGCCGTGGGTCAGAAATCATCCACGGTCGCCCAGGTGGTGCAGACGCTGGAGAAGTATGGCGCCATGGAATACACTACCGTGGTGATGGCCAGTGCGACCGACCCGGCGCCGCTACAGTACATCGCTCCCTACGCCGGTTGCGCCATGGGCGAGGAGTTCATGTACAACGGCAAACACTCGTTGTGTATCTATGACGATCTGTCCAAGCAGGCGCAGGCGTATCGACAATTGTCGTTGTTGTTACGTCGTCCGCCGGGCCGTGAAGCCTATCCCGGTGATATTTTTTATTGTCACTCACGCCTGTTGGAGCGGGCCTCGAAACTCTCCGACGAATTGGGCGGCGGGTCCCTGACCGCCCTGCCGATTATTGAAACGCAGGCCGGTGACGTATCGGCCTACATTCCCACTAACGTGATTTCGATCACCGATGGACAGATATTCCTCGAAGGTGAATTGTTTTTCGCCGGTATCCGTCCGGCTATTAACGTCGGTATCTCAGTCTCCCGTGTCGGTGGTAATGCTCAGACCAAGATGATGAAACAGGTAGCGGGATCGCTCAAGCTGGACCTGGCTCAGTATCGTGAGTTGGCTGCTTTTACGCAGTTCGGGTCCGATCTGGATGAAGCCACGCTCAAGCAGCTCAACCGTGGCGAGAAGATGGTAGAGCTACTCAAGCAGGGTCAGTACGAGCCGATTCCGGTGAGTCGACAAGTGATGTTGATCTGGGCAGGCACCAACGGCTATCTTGATAATATCGAAACCGCAGCGCTGTTGCGTTTCGGTGATGAATTCCTGGCCTTCTGCGAAAAGAAGTACCCGGATATCGAACATACACTCGACAAGGAGATGAAAATCTCCGATGCGATGAGCGACAAACTTAAAGCGGCCGTCGAAGAGTTCAAGCCGCAGTTTAAGGCGTAG
- a CDS encoding response regulator: MKVLVVDDEDMILSLATKILTRQGYEVVTAYSGDEGLKLYAQQTDQIDLLLLDLTMPGISGLETLRRARKITPGLPCIISSGQLTDQDHIPDELMGGLHFLQKPYRADQLSSLVKEILSKESAHKPQ, from the coding sequence ATGAAGGTACTGGTTGTTGATGACGAGGATATGATTCTGTCCCTCGCCACCAAGATTCTCACGCGACAAGGTTATGAAGTAGTAACGGCTTACTCCGGAGATGAAGGTCTAAAACTCTACGCCCAGCAGACCGACCAAATCGACCTGCTGCTTCTGGACCTGACCATGCCCGGCATATCCGGGCTTGAGACCCTGCGTCGCGCACGGAAGATCACACCAGGATTGCCGTGCATTATCTCAAGCGGCCAACTTACCGATCAAGATCACATACCCGACGAACTCATGGGTGGCCTGCACTTTCTGCAAAAACCGTATCGCGCCGACCAGCTGTCCAGTCTGGTGAAGGAAATCCTGTCCAAAGAATCCGCACACAAACCTCAATAA